The Pyxicephalus adspersus chromosome 1, UCB_Pads_2.0, whole genome shotgun sequence sequence CAATTCTTGCTCAGCAAAGATGAATGGACAACTTTGCAGCCCCATCCACCATGTGCAATGTCATACAAGGACATACCAACTGTAATAAACTTATTTTTGGAGAGCAAGACTATATAGTCAGGTCTACATCAAAGGTATTAAAATAGGATTGAATGCTAggtacacaaaataataattcctGAAAAAGCTGTACTTACCATTAGTATGTGAAAAGCCTTCTGCTGTCAGTTTCCActgaactacaattcccagcacaCTTAATACCGGCCATTTTACAAGCACCACCCAGCTGAACCAGCAGAGGGTATAGGTGGATTCTAAGCGGAGTCTGTCGTACACATAGTGCACCAGCAGCATCATCTCAACAAAATAGTCTGTACACACAGTCAGGATAGCTGCTCCAAATGTTGCAGTGGAAATCACAGTAAACAGCTTCTGCCACTGCAGAGTCAATACAGCAAACAACATGGCAGAACCCATCATTATTCCCACTGGAATCCAGGCTGTGGGAGGATGATAAACCTGCTCCAAACCCACCAGGCAGGCGATGGCTAGCAAAAGTCCAAGAAGCAGGCCGGTCATAAATAGTCCAACACTGTGCACAAGCATTGTGACTAGTCCACAAAGAAGGCCAATGCCCAGGGCAATGCCCGCACTTAGCTCCAGGCTCAGCTGTGTGTCCAGGATTCTCTCTttataacaaagcaaaaagatGACTGCTGATCCAGCCAGCAGTCCTGATAAAAACATTATCGCTTTGAAGCACCGATAacctgtaaagagaaaaaaaaagcaagctagAGAAAACCAGTTAATCCATACAGATTATTATTCTGTGGTTTAGTAAAAAGGTTTTGGAATGGTTGTCTCCAAGCAGCAGGGTGGTGTATAGAGTAGCAGCTACTAAATCAGATGACATTGGGACATATAAACACAAACTACAAGTCAATGGCCTAGGATTTCTTCATATAGTCATATCAAGAAACTAATGAAAAGCAAGAGTCAAAACACACCTGTCCTAGGAATACGTGAGCACTCCAAAAAATCAGGGActcccacaaaaaaaataaaaaaataaaaaaaaacagactggtAGTATAGTGAGCAAGTTGCAACTAAAATCATACACAATATCTGCCACAGAATACTAGAAAATCATTCATGATCTGTTTACTGTGAATGACAAAAATAATGCATTATCTAGGAATTAAAGTCAGTCAAGTCAACTCcctgcacaataaataaaaatatgaagtgTTTTTTACCTACCAAAAAAGGTATATACAAGGCCAAAGAGGCAGCACAAGGAACACACCACTGTGGGAACCACATTATAATGGCGAACACTTTCCAGAATACATAGATCTTCTATTGGGTCTTCTTGCCCGGTGTCTACATTTTGGATGTTGAAGTGCTGAAAACCGCTCGGTATAACAGATGATGACAAATCGAACGCCATAGCTCAATGAAGGCCAGGGGTTTAGGTAAAAGAATCCATTAATGATTTGCCTAAAtgtgagagagaaaaaaaaacaaatggtaaaatatcTCTGTTGTGATTGGCTAGaacaaagcaaaactaaaaacatcCTTTATATCTGATGTACAATGCCGACATATGTCCCTGTTAGCAGTGTTTTCATAcatgcatttaatttttagacCTGAATATGATGA is a genomic window containing:
- the LOC140328670 gene encoding transmembrane protein 198; amino-acid sequence: MAFDLSSSVIPSGFQHFNIQNVDTGQEDPIEDLCILESVRHYNVVPTVVCSLCCLFGLVYTFFGYRCFKAIMFLSGLLAGSAVIFLLCYKERILDTQLSLELSAGIALGIGLLCGLVTMLVHSVGLFMTGLLLGLLLAIACLVGLEQVYHPPTAWIPVGIMMGSAMLFAVLTLQWQKLFTVISTATFGAAILTVCTDYFVEMMLLVHYVYDRLRLESTYTLCWFSWVVLVKWPVLSVLGIVVQWKLTAEGFSHTNVIISRRQKRLQLLRIRQKEAKKRQNVAPQDGSCRRKANPIKRYTGDILAPSYLQSLRERQSGTGTSMSSLSTNMQTVVDMDYECGSTVPLTSTSPVIQA